In Prunus dulcis chromosome 2, ALMONDv2, whole genome shotgun sequence, a single genomic region encodes these proteins:
- the LOC117618324 gene encoding protein DMR6-LIKE OXYGENASE 2-like: MAAKLLSDLASGVTCVPSNYVRPVHDRPSLDQVQPSDHSIPLINLHGFDGSRCHEIINQIGLACQNYGFFQVQNHAIEEAVIDNMLKVAREFFHLPESERLKCFSEDPLKTTRLSTSFNVKTEEVSSWRDYLRLHCYPLEDYMHEWPSNPPSFREDVAEYCRNVKGLAERLLEAISESLGLEKDYRKEFDP, translated from the exons ATGGCTGCCAAATTATTATCCGATCTTGCCTCTGGTGTGACTTGTGTTCCCTCCAACTATGTCCGGCCTGTACATGATCGTCCAAGTCTCGACCAAGTCCAGCCCTCCGATCACTCTATCCCTCTCATCAATCTCCACGGTTTCGACGGTTCGAGGTGCCATGAAATAATCAACCAGATAGGCCTTGCCTGCCAAAATTATGGTTTCTTTCAG gTCCAAAACCATGCAATTGAAGAGGCCGTGATCGACAACATGTTGAAAGTAGCAAGGGAGTTTTTTCATCTGCCAGAAAGTGAAAGGCTCAAGTGTTTCTCCGAAGACCCGTTGAAGACCACAAGACTGTCCACCAGTTTCAATGTCAAAACTGAGGAGGTCTCTAGCTGGAGAGATTACTTGAGACTCCATTGCTACCCTCTCGAGGACTACATGCATGAATGGCCCTCCAACCCTCCGTCTTTCAG GGAAGATGTGGCTGAGTATTGCAGGAATGTCAAAGGATTAGCAGAGAGACTTCTGGAAGCCATATCAGAAAGCTTAGGCTTAGAAAAGGATTATAGGAAAGAATTCGACCCGTGA